In one Rutidosis leptorrhynchoides isolate AG116_Rl617_1_P2 chromosome 8, CSIRO_AGI_Rlap_v1, whole genome shotgun sequence genomic region, the following are encoded:
- the LOC139863078 gene encoding uncharacterized protein, translating into MANSKIIAIAFLVLLVVDLSLGARSSKKTGGQGGGGQGGGGGGGSSIGEVGGGSGSGSGSGYGNGGGGKGGGGGGGGGGGGGGGGSGNGSGSGSGYGSGSGSGYGSGGGKSGGGGGGGGGSGGGGGGGGGGNGSGSGSGYGSGSGSGYGSGSGKNGGGGGGGGGGGGGGGGGRNGQGSGYGSGSGYGEGYESGYGGDYSGDEP; encoded by the coding sequence ATGGCTAACTCAAAGATCATAGCTATTGCATTTTTGGTGTTGTTGGTTGTGGACTTGTCCCTTGGTGCTAGGTCCTCTAAGAAGACTGGTGGTCAAGGTGGTGGTGGACAAGGAGGTGGTGGGGGTGGTGGTTCTAGTATTGGAGAGGTTGGTGGGGGTTCCGGGTCAGGTAGCGGCTCTGGATATGGAAATGGTGGAGGAGGTAAGGGAGGCGGCGGTGGTGGTGGCGGCGGCGGTGGAGGTGGTGGTGGAGGGTCTGGGAATGGCAGTGGATCAGGTTCCGGATATGGGTCTGGAAGTGGATCAGGATATGGATCAGGTGGTGGAAAGAGTGGCggaggaggtggtggtggtggtggtagtggcggAGGAGGTGGTGGTGGGGGTGGCGGAAATGGCTCAGGAAGTGGCTCGGGATATGGGAGTGGTAGTGGTTCAGGATATGGAAGTGGCAGTGGGAAAAATGGCGGTGGCGGTGGTGGCGGCGGAGGTGGTGGTGGCGGCGGCGGAGGAGGGCGTAATGGGCAAGGTTCGGGATATGGGAGTGGGTCTGGATATGGGGAGGGATATGAATCAGGATACGGAGGGGATTATAGTGGGGATGAACCATAA